The genomic window GCGTACTTGAAGTAGGGAAGCCCGTGTACCGTGCTCATCCCTTAGCGCCATCTGAACCCCGTCAAAAACGCTCTGTAGCTGCGAAAGGCCATACTCTAGTTTCAGCAGTTGTTCGGACGTGCATTTGTCGGGTAGGTTGCCTAACTGGAACGAACGGTTCTTTTTTAGTCGGGTTAGCGTATCGGTAAGCGTCATCATCAGCTGCTTCGTGTTATAGTCAATTAAAATCAAAATAGGACAGTAGCGCATCGTCAAATCGGGCGTAATCAGACAATACGGTTCGCAGATACCGCTTAATATTCGCCCACACCTTCCCAATCGGGTTGAGCTCGGGTGAATAAGGTGCAAGAGGCAATACCTTATGTCCCCATTTTTCCGCCATTTCCCGTAAGACACCCATACGGTGAAATCGCGCATTATCTAAAATAATCACCGGTTTTTGAGTCAATGCGGGCAGCAGGCATTGCTGAAACCACGCTTCAAAAAAGACTCCGGTCATCGTATTTTGATAAACCATCGGAGCAATCAGCCGGCTGCCGACTTGTGCGGACACCGGAGATAAGCGTCGGTATCTTTTTCCACTTATCTGCGCTTTCACTATTTGCCCTTTCGGGCTGCGGGCATAGGGACGGAACAGGTAGCGGTCAAATCCTGTTTCATCCAATAAACGCGTTGGCAGTCGGAAAATTCGGCCGGCTGTGTCAAATAATGCGTTACTTTGGCCGGGTCTTGTTCTTTGCAAGTGGCGGTCTTTTTTTGCGCGTCATCCCCATCTGTTTGAGTGCATAGCAAACGGCGGCTGGCGTACAATCAAAACGTTTGGCGATTTCATGCAGACAGGCATCCGGGTGTTGCCCAACATATTGAGCCGGTTTTTGCCTATCCAATTTGACGGCATTCAGACCGGTAACTTGATGTTTTAGGCTGCCTGTTTGTTTTTTAGGGCGAATCCACAGGTAAAGCGTGTTTCTTGACAAGTTAAACGTTGCTGCGGTTTAGCTGATGTTTTTGCATTGGTCGTAATAGTTTAAAGCTTTGTCCCTTAAGTCCGCAGCTGTAGAAACTAGTAGCGTTGTTTACAGTATTTCCAGGAGAATACTGAAACATGAACATGCACAAAAATACCCGCCTCACCCCGCACCACCGACAAGCCATTTGGCCGGCCTACACGCAGGGGAAGGAAAGCGTCACCTCCCCGGCACGCCGCTACCAAGTCAGCCGCGTCACCATCTACCGCGCCCTTAAAGCCGCAAGGGCCAAGCTGCTCAAACCGCAAACCAGTACCAACAACCGTTTCAAACAGGCAAAGTACGGAATGAAACGCTTGGCCAAGGTAGAACGCAGCATTCAGGAAAAACTCAAAAAGCAGGCCAAACGCTACAATAAATCCTACCCCGGAGAGCTGGTGCATCTCGACACCAAACGGCTGCCGCTGCTCAAAGGGCAGAAAGTCACCGATAAGCGGGATTACCTGTTTGTCGCCATCGACGATTTCTCAAGGGAGCCATACGCCGCCATTTTGCCGGACAAAACCGCAGACAGCGCCGCCAAGTTTCTGACCGAACACCTGATTGATCCCTGCCCATACCTGATTGAGTGCGTTTACTCCGACAACGGTACGGAATACAAAGGCTCGGCCAACCATGCTTTCGGTGTAGCCTGTTACGAGAACGGGATTGGTCAAAAGTTTACCCGGGTTGCCCGTCCGCAGACCAACGGTAAGGCGGAGCGGGTTATCCGTACCCTGATGGAGATGTGGCATGAGAAACAGTCGTTTGAGAGTCCGGAACATCGGCAAAAGGAGTTGTGCCGCTTTGTTAATTTTTATAACACTGTGAAGCCACACCGCAGTTTGAACGGCGATACGCCGTTTGAGGTCTTGCAGGCTTATTTTTCTCAACCTGTTGTGTAAACAACGCGACGATTTTCTACACAGCCCGCAACCGACTGGCAGGTTTACTATGCCTCGTATGTCGCCACCTATATCGAACGCGACGTGCGCCAATTGGTCAATGTCGGCAGCAGCGGCGATTTCACTCGGTTCATGATTGCTATTGCCGCCCGCAGCGGGGAGTTATTGAATTACAGCAGCGTGGCCCAGGAAATCGGCGTATCGGTGGATACCGTCAAGCGTTGGCTCACCGTGCTGCAAACATCGGGCATCGTCTATCTGCTGCAACCCTACGGCAACAACCACCTCAAACGCGCCATCAAAACCCCGAAAGTCTATATGCTGAACACCGGCCTGATGGCCTACCTGACCAAATGGCTGACGCCGGAAACCATTCAAAACGGAGCCAAGAGCGGGCAGTTTTTTGAAACCTTCATCGTGGGCGAAATCATCAAATCCTTCCACAACCAAGGCCAAGAACCGCCGATTTATTTTTACCGCGACACCAATCAAAAAGAAATCGACCTACTGATCGAACATCAGCAGATGCTGTATCCCGTTGAAATCAAGGCTACCGCCAATCCCAATAAAAAAATGGCCGCCGCTTTCAACCTACTGCGCAATACGCTGCCGGCAAACGAATTGGGCATTGCCCACGGTACGATTATCAACCAGTACCCGCAAAAAATCTGGTTGGCGGAGAATTTGGTTGCCGTGCCTGCGGCCTATGTTTGAAGCTACCGAAACCGCCCTTCAAGGAATGAACCATGCCCAACACC from Neisseria sp. DTU_2020_1000833_1_SI_GRL_NUU_006 includes these protein-coding regions:
- a CDS encoding integrase core domain-containing protein — translated: MNMHKNTRLTPHHRQAIWPAYTQGKESVTSPARRYQVSRVTIYRALKAARAKLLKPQTSTNNRFKQAKYGMKRLAKVERSIQEKLKKQAKRYNKSYPGELVHLDTKRLPLLKGQKVTDKRDYLFVAIDDFSREPYAAILPDKTADSAAKFLTEHLIDPCPYLIECVYSDNGTEYKGSANHAFGVACYENGIGQKFTRVARPQTNGKAERVIRTLMEMWHEKQSFESPEHRQKELCRFVNFYNTVKPHRSLNGDTPFEVLQAYFSQPVV
- a CDS encoding DUF4143 domain-containing protein, whose amino-acid sequence is MRQLVNVGSSGDFTRFMIAIAARSGELLNYSSVAQEIGVSVDTVKRWLTVLQTSGIVYLLQPYGNNHLKRAIKTPKVYMLNTGLMAYLTKWLTPETIQNGAKSGQFFETFIVGEIIKSFHNQGQEPPIYFYRDTNQKEIDLLIEHQQMLYPVEIKATANPNKKMAAAFNLLRNTLPANELGIAHGTIINQYPQKIWLAENLVAVPAAYV